The genomic segment ttaatatataatttttcaatcaaattataatttaaaaatacagtttcTAATCTAATTGGTATGATGATATGCCGCGTGTTAACTAAATATTACATGACGATTTAATCTTAGATGGATTGCTTTTGTGCTCCATTAAATGATTTGTAGTCTAATataggggtgttcacggttcggttcggttcggtttttatcaaaaaaagtaaccaaaccgaaattttttttttttaaaaaaaaaacccgaaaccgaaccgaaatcggttcaaaccgaccggtttcggttcggttcggttcggttttttatagcaaaaaccggttcaaaccggtttggctcggttttttcggtttggctcggttttgctcggttttggctcggtttggctcggttttttcggtttggctcggttttggcttggttttttcggtttggctcggtttggctcggtttttttccggttttttttcggtttcggttcggttcggttcggttcggtttttccggttccagacttaaaaaaccgaaaccgaaccgaaccagtcggttttttcaaaattttaatcggtttaatcggttttttttcacggttcggttttttcggttattttttttccggttttctcggtttaatcggtttttcggtttttttgaacacccctagtctaatatacatacatatatatatatatatatatatatatatatatgcaagtcAATTTAGTATATAGAAatctaatcaaattttaatttaaaaatatgatttttgatGCAGTTGATATAATAATATGCTACATGTAAACTATATAATACATGGCATGCCAAACAAAGAAGAAAGTTTTCATTAATCCTAGGTGGATCGCTCTCATCCCTTCATTCAATATTGTACTCTTAgctttattatattaaaaagaaattaaaaggcaaGTCAAAAACATTGTTCATTGTGCTGTATATTCTCTCACATGTCATTGTGTACTGGTTTAgagtagtatttttttatttattttatttagatccttaaagttttttcttctcGATAGATTCcttaaattgcaaaatttaaaaacaattgcttCCTATTTATTAaccaataataaaattgaaagaatgagaatcaaggtggaaaggcaccgaaaatagATGGGGTTTCAAAATTGATATGAGATGTTCACTTTAgtcttctaatttttcaaatgataCAATTTCAATCCCTTAGGTTTTTAAAAACTCAATACTAGTACAAaactgtatttttattatttttttagttcatagtttcaaagaagagagagaaagatgtcagatttcaacattcaataaaaaaaaatttttaattttgattgacaTTTATTCTTgccatcaaaataaacaattttagtGTCAAAAAATTCTATTAGATGAGAGGAATTTCATTGAGTTGTTATTTTCCATGAATATTGCCTGAGATGGTAGATCTAAacttgagattattttttttggattttggttgactttgagttttaaaacttatttgCAGGTGTTTTTAAGTTATTAATAAGTTAATCAACGccttcaatgtattttttagatgttttaattgaaaaacaaggttttaggcataaaaaaaatcccatgaatttccatttttttttagattttggttGACTTTGAGTTTTAGAACTTATTTGCaggtttttttaaagttattaatgAGTTAATCAACACctctaatgtattttttagatgttttggataaaaattaattgaaaaacaaagttttagacataaaaaaatttccatgAATTTCCAACGACACTCTGATCACTGGATTCTAGGATTGTAGACAACACATATCTATGTCtttcttattatatatatatatatatatatatatatatatatatataaacatgggTATATAATGCGACCTTGAGCGTAGGTCAGGCTTTTTATTCATAAACCAAGTGCGCAAGTCCAGACGCATGTCTAGCCTGCTTTGGCATGGCTCGTAGCTGAGTGATGGCCACTAACTAGTGTGTTTGTGttactaaaaacattaaaacatttGGGATGGAAATGTTGTTCAAATGAATAATGAAACACTTcagcatcctttttttttattattattattattaggtttttttaataattataattaaattttataaaactcaaGCTTGGTGGATGATGAAATGGTGTTTGAAATTATGAACATACGATACgagatgaaataaatattaaaaaataatgaaaatacaatataggAGTAAGACACAAATCATCTTTTCATGTTAGGATTAAGTTTGACATTTTGTTTCAATTGGTTTTATACAAggcttttataatattaaaaataaattttaatgttgaGTTAATGTTTAGTTTggcaataaaatttaattttatctgtttaaatcaattaaaactttaGGCCAATTTCaaacagaaataaaaattcgactttttttctaataaatatttttttgtctcagctttcgacttaatttttagttataattaacacatttgttattatttattacagATATAACTctggttataatttttcttgacAGTAAGAAAATCATTAACGCGGCCCGCACCgttgagagaaggaaaaaaatcatcaaactaGTACATGTACAAAAGACATTCCATGttcttttaaaacttttaaaatccaGCAAACTTAACTGAAGAATGCACGATCATCTTGTTTTAAGATAACCTTTCactgttaaaacaaaaaaaaaacaaaattccagCGGGGACACGACCAGATGTGAGCGGTCAACAGTCAGAAAGTTCGGCCGGATGTTTGGCATACAGCAGCATGCCCCCGATAGGCAACAACAGATGAGGTATAAACAGCAAGAAAATCATTGATTGATTACCAAGATGACTACTGTTACAGTCCCCACTTACATGCCTGCATCTCGGAGAGTGAATTGTCCGGGAGAAAACGTTTCCATGCGGTGATAAAATCATAGAATCCGTTGATACTGCATGAACCATGAAACTACAGAAGCTATCATTATATATATGGCAATAATCGCAATGCACAAAATGAGACTTCTAGTATCCGCTTCTATCCATCGAATAGTATAgcacataaataataaatatcaactTTCTCTCGATAACTTTCTTTGCCATCAGCAAATTTCAACTTTCTCGCTTAATACCGCACCGAGGGAAAACAAACATGTAAATGTTGCTCTGataagagggaaaaaaagaaaaaatgaagcaTTGAAGGTGCTGAAGATAGGTGTGCGTGAAGAAAAATATTGCTCTAGTAAGACTTGGAATAAAATGTGATGACCAACCATCTATTTGAAGCACTGGGTTCTGTTTCTAAAGCTAGGAAATGAGATCGAACTATGTGTGCTGCTATATATGCAAAGATGTTCTATAGACCTAGAATGGATATGATCAGTTATCAAGCTGTTAATGACTTCTAGTTGAACTTCGTTGAACTTCTTCTCCTCCCAACATTATTGAGTCTTGACCGTCTACTTCTCACCAGTGGAGACCAGTTCTCTCCATTTGTTGCCATCTTGCCTCTGATTTTGCGGTATTCTCTTGATCTTAAAACTCCCTCTATAATGTTTATATCCTCATGAATTTCATGTCTAGAAAGAGATGCCAGAGCAGGCAGTATCTCCTTCTGGAAATCTTTCATTCTCCTTCCTCGTCTCAGTTTAGAACCAAAATCTTTTGTTTCCATATCATTTACTTCATATGGCTTTGAAGTCACTGAATTTTCATCCACATTGCTTTCCGTTAGTTCCATAACCATTAATTCAAAAGAATCGCAAGTATACTGTGGCTGCTCCCTCGTCTCTTTTCTCATCTCCTTGGACCCTTCTTTGGCAAAAGAATCTTGATAGCAAATTAAATTCTTCAAAGACATATCTACAAGTGATTCAGCTGctcttttcatcaaaacatcaacTTCAGCTGATTCTTCTTTCTTGTCGTAGCATTCATTTTTCAAATCACCACTGTCAGAAGTTCTTAGGTCATGCTCATCTGATGAGACACCGGCAACTTGTGACCCTGAGAGGGTTTTCAAATCAGTGTTCACATCACCAGACATACTGCCAAGGTGCACTGTCTTTCCACTGTTTGAATCATTATCATAAATACCAGACTTGCATGAAACAGGAGATTGATTGCCATGTCCATCATTCTGATACTGATCAATACATGAAAAGACAGCATCTTCCACTTGGCTCTTCTCAGAGCTCAGTTCTCTAGTATCTGAAGGCATTTGATTTAAATCATGTAGAAGACAATTCGCGAGTTTCGCCTTCATCACAACATTATCATTCTTGTGGTCGCCAGTGTACCTGTCGATGTCTTCAGAAATGTCTAAGGGGGGGCTGGGTATGGGCTCTGGGCCTGTAAGTTTTGGTAAAGTACCACTTATTCCATCCTGCTCAGAATTTCCGGTCCAAACATCTGTACTCCTAGTTGTGCTGTTTAAATCTACTTCAGTagcatttatgaaattattttctgCAAGCATGTCAGAAATTTCATTTGAGCAGCTATTGACCTGTTTCTCCCAAAATGTGGTTGGACAGGTTTCTTCCTGCATGCTCCTAATAACTACCGCAGAGTCACCAGCTGATCTAGCTGGTGAAGGACAGGCCACTAGAGAATCATTTGAGAAACATGACGGGTCATCAAAGTGAGCTTTGTTGAGGTCCAAATCAGCGCCTTTATGTGAAGAGGACTGTTTCATTTTGGTGGAAAGATTATTACACAGGTTATCATCATGGCACTCCATAATTCCTGCTTGCAAGATCAATAAAAATAGCTAAATACATGGTGGCAAAGCATTTAATTATTGCACAAGATCAAAATCCAGAAACATAAATTCATGCACAAAATGCTATAACTAATTTCAAGTGGTTGATTATCAGTACCTTCATTAGAAGAGGTCTGCTCTTGGCAGCATTCACTATGTTCTTGAAAATAGCTGCTTTCTGAAATCTCGACAGATGGATCTTTCTCTGCACTAgttaagaaaattaaactaGAGAAGGCAGAAACTTTTTTGTACTTCCCTGGGGAATAAGTTTCTGGAGTAGCACAGCCAACAGAAGGTGTGCATTTTGCACTTTCATCTGATATCCTCTCTTCTGATTCCAGATCAATCACGGAACAGTACTGATGAGTTCTCTTATCAAACCAAGTCCGCAATGTACCTTCTGTTCTTCTATAGTCTTCTCTGGTAGTCAGGGAAAGCTTCAACTCCTCTGTACCTGAAGAGTAATTAGCAGAGAGAGGATGTTTAACGTCTATTGGTTCTTTTAAGGGATGATTCCAGGCATGTCCTCTGTTTGGGCGATCTTCCTCAACATGGTTGATGAGTTTGTTAGCAGAGAGTTGAAGATCAAGAGGCCTCTGCTTAAGTCTATAATATGTATCTTGGCACCCATGCAACAACTCCTTGCTTGCGAAAGGTGCTGAACCCACCTGAAAGACAAGCTCCTACATTAGCATTATGAAAGTGTGTATCGTCATTTTTGAAAAGCTCTTTAGATGTGGTACATCATAAGTCTGTTCTTAATGATACAACAAACACATCTTCTTTGAAGGACCAAAAAGCCACGAACAATCGAATCAAGGAGCTCATTGAAAGGAATTACATGTAGGTCTCTACTAAATGTATTGCCAACAATTATTGTAATTGTTAGTGGCTAGACTTTCATATGGCATGCCATAGAAGACTGGGGCTTGTGCCACAAAAACACCGAAGAAGCCAAAAAACCAtgattgaaaaaggaaaaaaaaagaagaaaccctCATCTCCCTCCACAAAGGATTACTTTCAATAGCAAGCTTATAGTGGCTTCATTTACCTTGGAAATTGAGGAAATTCCTGTTTCTTTCACCAATGGTTCAATTCTTGAAGGGTTCGGAAAAGGTGGTAGAGATGGTTGTACATTTGCATCCCATGAATTGTATCCACCACAACACTTACTACCAAGATCCTTCATCAGTGTTTTTTGCGTCCTATATAGCTGATGGAGTTCATGGACCTGaagaaaaataagtaacaatagaGATAAGAGTATTGCAGCAAACTTCTATGCTTTATGCCATCAACCATGACCTCATGATTCACCCATAAGACAAGCCGTATTTAGCAAGTGTAATCAGAGCTCCGCTTAGTTTATACACAAGTAGTTCAAACTACATGATAGAAGTGAACCAACATTTTAACCAGACTCAAAGGAACCATATGATGCCGGATTTAGCTAAAAACTTATCATGATGCAATGTTGAGGTTAATACCTGAGTCCTAAATATAACCTCCTGCTTGAGAATTGTCTGCTTTATAACTCCTTTAAATGAATCTGCGTGTCGCTGTACAGAGTTCAGATCGAAATCTCCTTGCATCAACATCTTCTTGCCAGGATCGAACAAGTCCATCATATCACACCACATGTTGTATCCTTATAAAGCTGCATTTTGCGATGATTTGTCTCTAAAATCTATATTCCATCCAGCAAATTCAAAAGTAGATTTCTAGTTATGAGATGGGCAGCGCCAGTAAGAACCAAGTTGCCATCCATTCGCCATCCCtgcattttttaaagaattgatACTATGAGATGCACGGCATCAATCAAGCAACTGGCCATTCTATGAAAGACTAAGCAGCACCAATCAAATAAGCTTCCCCTTCTTAAAACACTTgcaaaatcaagataaatacCAAGCGGCACTCATCATTCACATAAAAAGTAAGCTCCAGAGAGGCAATTTATGCATAAAATAAGAAATGTACATATCAACTGCATGCCGGACAACAGAAATCATCACCAGAGCCTCTTACATCCTTGCAGGCTCGAGATTCTGTTTTCAGCACACCCAGACGTAACAGACCACCAACAATTAGGCATGTCCCAAACAAAGCAAATATATGATCCGACTCGCTCTACCTTAATCATTACTCGCTAGCAAACAAAGTTCAAATTCGTAGAAGCCAATGCATACATGGGCATGAAATTTGACCAACAAAAACCCAGATATGACTTTACATTTGGGCACTGATGATTTCTCAAATTTACTGTTCATGCAGCCAGCCCCAAATCTCCCAATGACATCCAACCCACAAATGAAAGTAGCTCATTTTTCCAAGCCACAAGGGATGGCTCTGATGCCTTCATATCCAATCAAAGTTTAATAAAGCCTTTGGATGATGAGACTCATGTGCATTGAAAACTAAGCCAATTCTCACCAAAAAAAGAGGCCCAGTAATTGTCATTTAATGACATGGATTTGCatatcatcaacaaaaataacttttgttaATGACTCATGAACCAAGTAGAATCTTAACAAGTGTTCTTTGGCATGTAAAGTTTATAGCTTGAAAACATTTTAGCACGATTTATACAAGGACAATCAATACAGATCAAAACTCCACTTCCATCCAGCTCATACACAACGAAACACTATTATACAAAACCCAAGACACGCACAAAAGAACAAACATTACACAACAAAAACATGAtatcaacaaacaaacaaaaaaactcaaatcccaaaatatgtaaaaaaaaaaaaaaacagagatagaaaaagaaaaaagaaagtaccACGAAGCAAAGAACCCATTAACATGGTaatcttctacttcttctttaCAAACCCAGATGGcaaaaatgaaagtaaaaatCATACAAAACCCATCATGAAAGACAGGACAAAAGGAAAGAGAATCAGATCAAGGAGAACCCAATGAGAAAGATGAATTctttttcctctcctttttcttttttcttctctctcaccGAATATAATGAGAGAGAGGGGAGAGGAGAGAGGGTGGGATTAAAGATGAGCTACTAATATAGGAGTAGCTAACAGTGAGGGTTGTGTTACTGTACTATCATTTCTTTTTCTGGGTTAACTTTctgtctctttctctctttgctTGCCTAGTTGCTTTGTTGGATGATTGTGATTCCATccctctcgctctctctctctctctccccctctctgtGTATGTgttgtgtatattttttttatgccaaaGAGATTTTTGGCTTTTAAAGAGACTGACAGTTTCAACTGCAAAAGCCATGTTGCTGCTGTTGGATATTTATTTATGTCCTTTTCATTCTCCTTTTTACCTTTTTGTCCCCATATTTACTGTTTTCTACCAGCAAGGTCCCCTGCACCACAGCAGCTATGCCGTCGCCGGTTGTatcagaaacaaaaaaactaatagtAGAAAACTAAAACGATTTCCACTGTAGTTAGTATTGTTATCACATTCACAAAACTGGACCTTCCATGTATTTTTTGGTAATTTATCTTGGTCGTTGAAGCTTAATTTTGGGTGATTTAATCTTAATTGTTATAAAAGCTAATAGTATTGTTATAAAAGCTAAATACTGttgaaaaaaatgtaaatatatcATTGAGAGGTTAACAATCAATCTTCATCCAATTACATGCATCGAAATAATGacttatttcataattttaattgtattataatTCCCAGTAATATAAACCATTCAACGTTTTCAAAGTAAACCGGTATCACGACAGCTCTTGCTGTCAATCTCtggagttgtttttttaaaagcgtttttTCAAAGTAATACAAGTTTAGATACTATGAATTATACAGAAAATTTTATATACAAGACGATATATATCATTGCTTTGAATTTTGCGTATCTGCttgtatcaatttatttattcctGAATCGCCCAAAATTTACTATGTCTTTTATTCACGTTGTGTTTTAGAtatgatttgaaattaatttttaatgaaaaacaattatgtatGTAAATGTTAGAGGAAGTTTAGGAAAATAACCGAATAATGAATTAAAGGAATTGTCGggcaaaatttcaaaattttaaaactttcacCTCTCTTATGCTTCTTCCAAGGCCGGCGGCAacacatgaaaagaaaatgaggagagcaggaaaaaattcaaaagaattctTATATAAATGCTTAGGAAAAGAGAGATTGAGGTTTAAGTTGGGTTTAGGGAAGGattatacaaaagaaaacactaagatagattttgtagagagagagagagagagagagaaattgttTAGAGAATAAAGTGAtaaaaggagaagagaaagaaggagaATTTGGAAGAACATAAATTGATTAGTGTTGGAAACTCAAATTACAACTCTGGAGGATGTTTAGAATGTGTTTATatcaatttgaataaaaatttcttgattttcattataattCTTACAAAATTGAATTAGGGTTCTAGattgaaatttaaagaaaatgtaaattatcttgaaattgagtttttagGATCATtacatgaaatgaaatgaataaatttatgataaattaataaagaaattgagtggaatgaatgaatttatgatgaattaataaagaaattggGGGATTATTGAGACCCTAAGTGGCTGCCATGTGTAGAGTAATGAATAGTAATTTTTCTTGatagtttttataaattgtgTTGTAATTGGGTTATAATTTGATGAGCAAACCCGCTAAACTCGTGAATTAGGTAACCCGAGTCAACATTTCAAAACTGTAAATCGGATAATGGATTTCATAGGgattaataacttatttttttttttctaaactattgtttatttaaccatatgataacaaaaatagatgattaCAAGATCGAGCGTCAAAccaatattgaaatttttttaagactatgataacctccTAGAAAGCAAAACGAACTAAATTATggaactcaattttcaattagtctaatattgaatgatgaaataaaaaaaatgaattttttttttaaaaaaagttaaactcgcCATTCCCGTCAACAGACCCATGGACTTTCTAAAACTtaataacatgtatttttttcaaaaatacttttttaattgtatgataaaaagaaaaatagacaaTTACATAATTGTGttcaactacaaaaaaaaaaataccccgTTAAACCCGCAAATCAGGGCAATCTGGGTTATCTTGTCAAACTTGCAAACCGGATCATTGACTTCACAAAGTTTAataacctagttttttttaatcattttctatttaactaaatttgtttaaaaaaaatagactatacAACAATGCTGAGATATTTTTCTGATATCAACTCGATGctgtagtattttttttttatattgtgataaccatataaaagacaaattaaaataaattatcaactctaaATCCCCATGAACACATCATTtaatgactaaattaaaaaaaaatcaataatcaaatgaaaaaaatgatcaaaatgtaaaagaaaaaaagtaccattatgaattattattataatggtTATACATAGTGTTAATGGGAGTGGAGAAATAATGTTTTCTCCAAACTTTTTggctttatatttaattaatttttttatatatagtaaaataacatTATGGATGAACtttcttatataaaattaaattaacttgtgCTTAGTTTGAATCCCATTCCATGTTGAAACTAACAAACgtttgagaattttatttttttatggtaaaatataagatttaaacatatatattaattacgAAGTCAATTATTtcgatttagagttcatagatGATCATAAAAATTAGTATCCAATGTTTTATTAGAAACTTCAAGTAGCTTGACCaaccttcttctttctctatcctttttctttgtagtttattttttttaagtgaaagcaGTGACttcttttcaattattaatATCAAGATCATATTATGGAGCATATTAGGCCATGCCAACCTACTAAACacgaatctttttttttttttttatcaaaaagccCGACACTTACCAGAGAAAGAGGTTCTGGGCCACCTTGCCTGGGGTTATGACAATGACTTGTCATAGGATGTTGTTCGCCGGAGTCTTAGACCACCAGTCAAGCCGGTCGTTCCAAAAGATTGCACAGGCTAACCAAGGTGCTgtgtttactaatttttttttttaataatagaattaaattcatctatttcaagatgttttaaatttacattaatatattaaaataatttaaaaacattaaaaaattaattttttaatcaaaaacagGTCCAGACTTAATCTCAAACACTCTTGTCATCTCACTTATTTaagatacattatttttttatttaaaattaattttttatatttttaatttgctaatttaaaaaaatattatttaaatttatttctaaataaaaaacattttaaaaaacaactattattatatCACCAAACAATTGCTACAGTGAAAATGAGAGCATTTTCCCAGACCTCACAAgatgtctcttttatttttcatttttcgtGCACGAGAAAACCATTGAAGCAGGTGCCGACTTGAGGTTACATTTCAACTAcgtgttaaataaaaatacctgTGTACCGAAAAGTAATTTGGCTAGATCCATTATTTgcactttgtatttttatcaattcattaaaaaagtCCTTTTGTTATCAACTCAGGCAGTTaagcatatttattttcaatttgattcaaccgaatataatttttcaaaattaaatacttaTCTCAATTAATCAATTACTTTTCTTCATTACATGATTTACTATTATCAACTTTCGTTACAGTTCTACTAATACATCACCCATCTAACcctttttattgagttttttttttggataaactGTATTTAATTGactaaaatcaattaatcaaaCATACAAGTattcaattaatcaaattaataaaaaaaagaagtttttttt from the Populus nigra chromosome 1, ddPopNigr1.1, whole genome shotgun sequence genome contains:
- the LOC133676444 gene encoding uncharacterized protein LOC133676444 — protein: MWCDMMDLFDPGKKMLMQGDFDLNSVQRHADSFKGVIKQTILKQEVIFRTQVHELHQLYRTQKTLMKDLGSKCCGGYNSWDANVQPSLPPFPNPSRIEPLVKETGISSISKVGSAPFASKELLHGCQDTYYRLKQRPLDLQLSANKLINHVEEDRPNRGHAWNHPLKEPIDVKHPLSANYSSGTEELKLSLTTREDYRRTEGTLRTWFDKRTHQYCSVIDLESEERISDESAKCTPSVGCATPETYSPGKYKKVSAFSSLIFLTSAEKDPSVEISESSYFQEHSECCQEQTSSNEGIMECHDDNLCNNLSTKMKQSSSHKGADLDLNKAHFDDPSCFSNDSLVACPSPARSAGDSAVVIRSMQEETCPTTFWEKQVNSCSNEISDMLAENNFINATEVDLNSTTRSTDVWTGNSEQDGISGTLPKLTGPEPIPSPPLDISEDIDRYTGDHKNDNVVMKAKLANCLLHDLNQMPSDTRELSSEKSQVEDAVFSCIDQYQNDGHGNQSPVSCKSGIYDNDSNSGKTVHLGSMSGDVNTDLKTLSGSQVAGVSSDEHDLRTSDSGDLKNECYDKKEESAEVDVLMKRAAESLVDMSLKNLICYQDSFAKEGSKEMRKETREQPQYTCDSFELMVMELTESNVDENSVTSKPYEVNDMETKDFGSKLRRGRRMKDFQKEILPALASLSRHEIHEDINIIEGVLRSREYRKIRGKMATNGENWSPLVRSRRSRLNNVGRRRSSTKFN